A genomic segment from Janthinobacterium sp. 64 encodes:
- a CDS encoding branched-chain amino acid aminotransferase has protein sequence MTTSTPNLVVTPSAHPLSDAERAARMANPAFGRIFTDHMVVIPYRDGKWQQGELKAYGPLMLDPSASSLHYGQAIFEGYKAFAQPDGSIKTFRPEQNAERFNRSAARLAMPAIPVELFLEAGDALIAQDRNWVPKNTGESLYMRPLMIATDPYLGVRPSEEYLFVLFASPAGAYFPKGVKPVTVWISEDFVRAAPGGTGEAKCAGNYAASLMAQSQAQEKGCDQVVWLDAVHREFIEEMGGMNLFFVYKDGEKITVVTPELTGTLLPGITRRSLLDMAKDLGYATQERKLSVQQWRDDIASGRMTEVFACGTAAVITPVGVAKANGFEMTINNNENGAVTLALREALLGLQHGTAPDTHGWMHKVC, from the coding sequence ATGACCACTTCCACACCGAATCTCGTCGTCACTCCGTCCGCCCACCCCTTGTCCGACGCCGAGCGCGCCGCGCGCATGGCCAATCCCGCCTTCGGCCGCATCTTCACCGACCACATGGTGGTGATTCCTTACCGCGACGGCAAGTGGCAGCAGGGTGAACTGAAGGCGTATGGCCCCTTGATGCTGGACCCGTCCGCTTCATCGCTGCATTATGGTCAGGCCATCTTTGAAGGCTACAAGGCCTTCGCCCAGCCCGATGGCAGCATCAAGACTTTCCGTCCAGAACAGAATGCGGAGCGCTTCAACCGCAGCGCCGCGCGCCTGGCCATGCCGGCCATCCCTGTCGAGCTGTTCCTGGAAGCGGGCGACGCGCTGATCGCGCAAGACCGCAACTGGGTGCCGAAGAACACGGGCGAGAGCCTGTACATGCGTCCGCTGATGATTGCCACCGACCCTTACCTGGGCGTGCGTCCTTCGGAAGAATACCTGTTCGTGCTGTTCGCCTCGCCGGCCGGCGCCTACTTCCCGAAAGGCGTCAAACCCGTTACCGTGTGGATCAGCGAAGACTTCGTGCGCGCCGCGCCGGGCGGCACCGGTGAAGCGAAGTGCGCGGGCAACTACGCGGCCAGCCTTATGGCCCAGTCTCAAGCACAGGAAAAGGGCTGCGACCAGGTCGTCTGGCTCGATGCCGTGCACCGTGAATTCATCGAAGAAATGGGCGGCATGAATTTGTTCTTCGTCTACAAGGATGGCGAGAAAATCACGGTGGTGACGCCGGAACTGACGGGCACCTTGCTGCCAGGCATCACCCGCCGCAGCCTGCTGGACATGGCGAAAGACCTCGGCTATGCGACGCAAGAGCGTAAATTGTCCGTCCAGCAATGGCGCGACGATATCGCCTCGGGCCGCATGACCGAAGTGTTCGCCTGCGGCACGGCCGCCGTCATCACGCCCGTGGGCGTGGCCAAGGCCAATGGCTTTGAAATGACCATCAACAACAATGAAAACGGCGCCGTCACCCTGGCCCTGCGCGAAGCGTTGCTGGGCTTGCAGCATGGCACGGCTCCAGACACCCACGGCTGGATGCACAAGGTCTGCTGA
- a CDS encoding ribonuclease T2 family protein, which produces MNIRSVLPALAAAFLSLSFGAVHAADASCAIPRNVSYVDYDVKPSDEKNTCYKQSTNVPTDYFMLALSWSPGFCDSQRRRGAVSKKAAFQCAESNQFGWIVHGLWAQSANPATCEDISVTPPRKTDLHPRYCKGNLPKLAPSEILPYMCMQPGEALLQGEWEKHGACDFDTAKEYFEKERELFQALKLPDSTMPKNELFQWMKQNNPQLKGRWLGYEKHSGELRICYSKDFKVIDCQK; this is translated from the coding sequence ATGAACATTCGCTCTGTCTTGCCCGCCCTGGCCGCCGCTTTCCTCAGCCTGTCCTTTGGTGCCGTCCACGCGGCCGACGCCAGCTGCGCCATTCCGCGCAACGTCAGCTATGTCGATTACGACGTCAAGCCGTCGGACGAGAAAAACACCTGCTACAAGCAAAGCACGAACGTGCCCACCGATTACTTCATGCTGGCGCTGTCGTGGTCGCCGGGCTTTTGCGACAGCCAGCGACGCCGCGGCGCCGTGTCGAAGAAGGCCGCCTTCCAGTGCGCCGAGAGCAACCAGTTCGGCTGGATCGTGCATGGCCTGTGGGCGCAGTCGGCCAATCCGGCCACGTGCGAAGACATTTCCGTGACGCCGCCGCGCAAGACGGACCTGCATCCGCGCTATTGCAAGGGCAATTTGCCGAAGCTGGCGCCGTCGGAGATCCTGCCCTATATGTGCATGCAGCCGGGCGAAGCCTTGCTGCAGGGCGAGTGGGAAAAGCATGGCGCCTGCGATTTCGATACGGCAAAGGAATATTTCGAGAAGGAACGCGAACTGTTCCAGGCCTTGAAGTTGCCGGACTCCACCATGCCGAAAAACGAGCTGTTCCAGTGGATGAAGCAGAACAACCCGCAATTGAAAGGCCGCTGGCTCGGCTATGAAAAGCACTCGGGCGAGTTGCGCATCTGTTATTCGAAAGATTTTAAAGTGATCGATTGCCAGAAGTAA
- a CDS encoding MFS transporter produces MQQQHTQPVMVGEDGLPPGARLWAMLALAIGVGMASLDTAIANTALPAIASELHTTPAASVWIVNVYQLAMVATLLPFSALGEIAGYRRVFISGMLLFTLASLACALAWSLPSLVVARLFQGVGASAMMSVNTALLRALYPKHLLGRAFGNNALVVAVAFAIGPTAASLILAVASWPWLFAINVPLGVLGFFLASRMLPATRLSGHTLDARTALYNVGAFGLLILLFGDAAHHAALSTLLPELVAVVIFFILLLRRQEGHAAPMLPIDLFRRPLFLLSSLTAICTFAAQGLAFVSLPFYFEVTLGRSPVETGFLMTPWAVLVAVMAPVAGRLSDRYSPGVLGGIGLAALAGGLLTLVWIPAHPSAFDIGWRMALCGIGFGFFQAPNLKAIMGSAPPERAGGASGVVATSRLIGQATGAALVAYCFTVSAAKGTTYALCLAAGFAAVASIASFSRLVVAQPAWQAGKRD; encoded by the coding sequence ATGCAGCAGCAGCACACGCAACCGGTCATGGTAGGCGAGGACGGCTTGCCGCCCGGCGCCCGTTTATGGGCCATGCTGGCGCTGGCCATCGGCGTGGGCATGGCCTCGCTCGATACGGCGATCGCCAACACGGCTTTGCCGGCCATCGCCAGCGAGCTGCACACGACGCCGGCCGCCTCCGTCTGGATCGTCAACGTCTATCAACTGGCCATGGTGGCGACCCTGCTGCCGTTTTCCGCCCTCGGCGAAATCGCCGGCTACCGCCGCGTGTTTATCTCCGGCATGCTCTTGTTTACGTTGGCGTCGCTCGCCTGCGCATTGGCCTGGTCCCTGCCGTCGCTGGTGGTGGCAAGGTTGTTCCAGGGCGTCGGTGCCAGCGCCATGATGAGCGTCAATACAGCGCTGCTGCGCGCCCTGTACCCGAAACATTTGCTGGGCCGCGCGTTCGGCAACAATGCGCTGGTGGTGGCCGTCGCGTTCGCCATCGGCCCCACGGCCGCCTCGCTGATCCTGGCGGTGGCATCGTGGCCGTGGCTGTTCGCCATCAATGTGCCGCTGGGCGTGCTCGGCTTTTTCCTCGCCAGCCGCATGCTGCCGGCCACCAGATTGTCTGGTCACACGCTCGACGCGCGCACGGCGCTGTACAACGTGGGGGCCTTCGGTTTGCTGATTCTGCTCTTTGGCGACGCGGCCCATCACGCGGCGCTGTCGACCTTGCTGCCGGAACTGGTGGCGGTGGTGATTTTCTTTATCTTGCTGCTGCGCCGCCAGGAAGGGCACGCTGCACCGATGCTGCCGATCGACCTGTTTCGCCGTCCATTATTCCTGCTGTCGTCACTGACGGCCATCTGCACGTTTGCCGCGCAGGGACTGGCCTTTGTTTCATTGCCCTTTTATTTTGAAGTGACACTGGGCCGTTCGCCCGTCGAGACGGGCTTTTTGATGACGCCGTGGGCCGTGCTGGTGGCCGTGATGGCGCCCGTGGCCGGCCGCCTGAGCGACCGTTATTCGCCGGGCGTGCTGGGCGGCATCGGCCTGGCGGCGCTGGCCGGCGGCTTGCTGACCCTGGTGTGGATACCGGCCCACCCCAGCGCGTTTGACATCGGCTGGCGCATGGCCTTGTGCGGCATCGGTTTCGGCTTTTTCCAGGCGCCGAACCTGAAAGCCATCATGGGCAGCGCGCCGCCTGAACGGGCCGGCGGCGCCAGCGGCGTGGTCGCCACGTCGCGCCTGATCGGCCAAGCGACGGGCGCGGCGCTGGTCGCGTATTGCTTCACGGTTTCCGCCGCCAAAGGCACGACGTATGCGCTGTGCCTGGCGGCAGGGTTCGCCGCCGTGGCCAGCATCGCCAGCTTTTCGCGCCTGGTGGTGGCGCAGCCGGCGTGGCAGGCCGGCAAGCGCGACTGA
- a CDS encoding acyl-CoA synthetase, with translation MTPDFNTGLGKNSANYAALTPLDYIARAAAVYGNRLAIAHGSLRQTWRETYARTRRLASGLIKLGVGTGDTVAVMLPNTPAMVEASFGVPMAGAVLNALNIRLDLAALTFMLRHGHAKVLLADTEFAGLARQMAAQIPGLRVIQVNDVLGPEVEAFSDLDYESLLASGDPDYDWQGPADEWDAIALNYTSGTTGDPKGVVYHHRGAALNALSNILEWDMPKHAVYLWTLPMFHCNGWCFPWTIAARAGVNVCLRKFEPKLVFDLMRELRITHYCAAPIVHAALANAPANWRDGIDWTVRGMVAGAPPPAAMVAKIEAMGFDLIHSYGLTEVYGPAAICAEQDEWAALSQEERAVLKSRQGVRYHLQSAVAVIDPDTMQHVAADGEQIGEIMFRGNICMKGYLKNERATQEAFAGGWFHTGDLGVMYPDGYIKLKDRSKDIIISGGENISSVEVEDALYHHPQVLAAAVIAQPDEKWGETPCAFVELREGGTVTEAELIAFCKNNLAGFKVPKAIYFGPLPRTSTGKIQKFELRKRMQSDKAIDV, from the coding sequence ATGACACCTGATTTCAACACCGGCCTCGGCAAAAACAGCGCCAACTACGCCGCCCTCACCCCGCTCGACTATATCGCCAGGGCAGCGGCAGTATATGGCAATCGCCTGGCAATTGCACATGGCAGCCTGCGCCAGACGTGGCGCGAAACGTATGCGCGCACGCGCCGGCTGGCCTCCGGCCTCATCAAGCTGGGCGTGGGCACGGGCGACACGGTGGCCGTGATGCTGCCGAACACGCCCGCCATGGTGGAAGCGAGCTTTGGCGTGCCCATGGCCGGCGCCGTCCTCAACGCCCTCAATATCCGCCTCGACCTGGCGGCGCTGACCTTCATGCTGCGCCATGGCCACGCAAAAGTCTTGCTGGCCGACACGGAATTTGCCGGACTGGCGCGCCAGATGGCGGCGCAGATTCCCGGCCTGCGCGTGATCCAGGTCAACGACGTGCTGGGACCGGAAGTGGAAGCCTTTTCCGACCTCGACTACGAAAGCTTGCTGGCCAGCGGCGACCCCGATTACGACTGGCAGGGGCCTGCGGACGAGTGGGACGCCATCGCCCTCAACTACACATCCGGCACCACGGGCGACCCGAAAGGCGTGGTCTACCACCACCGGGGCGCGGCCCTGAACGCCCTGTCGAACATATTAGAGTGGGACATGCCCAAGCATGCCGTGTATTTGTGGACATTGCCGATGTTCCACTGCAATGGCTGGTGCTTCCCGTGGACCATCGCCGCGCGTGCCGGCGTCAACGTGTGCCTGCGCAAGTTCGAACCGAAACTGGTGTTCGACCTGATGCGCGAATTGCGCATCACCCACTATTGCGCGGCACCCATCGTGCACGCGGCCCTGGCCAACGCGCCTGCCAACTGGCGCGACGGCATAGACTGGACCGTGCGCGGCATGGTAGCCGGCGCGCCGCCGCCAGCGGCCATGGTGGCGAAGATCGAAGCCATGGGCTTTGACTTGATCCACTCGTACGGCTTGACGGAAGTGTACGGCCCCGCCGCCATCTGCGCCGAGCAGGACGAGTGGGCGGCCTTGAGCCAGGAAGAACGCGCCGTGTTGAAATCGCGCCAGGGCGTGCGCTACCACTTGCAAAGCGCCGTCGCCGTGATCGACCCGGACACCATGCAGCACGTGGCGGCCGATGGCGAACAGATCGGCGAGATCATGTTCCGGGGCAACATCTGCATGAAGGGTTACCTGAAAAATGAAAGGGCGACGCAGGAAGCGTTTGCCGGCGGCTGGTTCCACACGGGCGACCTCGGTGTCATGTATCCGGACGGCTATATCAAGCTGAAGGACCGCAGCAAGGACATCATCATTTCCGGTGGAGAGAACATTTCCAGCGTAGAAGTGGAAGACGCCTTGTACCACCACCCGCAAGTGCTGGCCGCCGCCGTCATCGCCCAACCGGACGAGAAATGGGGCGAGACGCCATGCGCGTTCGTCGAACTGCGCGAAGGCGGTACGGTGACGGAAGCGGAATTGATCGCCTTCTGCAAGAACAACCTGGCCGGTTTCAAGGTGCCGAAAGCCATTTATTTTGGCCCCCTGCCCCGCACGTCGACGGGCAAGATCCAGAAGTTCGAATTGCGCAAGCGCATGCAGTCGGACAAGGCCATCGACGTTTAA
- a CDS encoding Crp/Fnr family transcriptional regulator — MDSNDSVDLAVPELASHDWFTALDARHQTLLRAGSVLRHYEAGAFVTRRGEPSAHWIGVHTGLIKLAVYNADGRGATFSGVPAGGWCGEGSVLKRELRRYDVVAVRAANIILVPVDLFHLLLAESLSFNAFVIRQLNERMGQFIATIQNQRLLAVDAQVAQAIAQLFHPMLYPRTSSVLELSQEEIGLLTGISRQRVNQALGHLAELNLISIAYQSIRVVDLDGLRRYGVASL; from the coding sequence ATGGATAGCAACGATAGTGTAGACCTTGCCGTGCCCGAACTCGCTAGCCACGACTGGTTCACTGCCCTCGACGCGCGGCATCAGACCTTGTTGCGCGCCGGCAGCGTGTTGCGGCACTATGAAGCGGGCGCCTTCGTCACGCGGCGCGGCGAACCGTCGGCGCACTGGATCGGCGTGCACACGGGCTTGATCAAGCTGGCCGTCTACAACGCCGATGGGCGCGGCGCCACGTTTTCCGGCGTGCCGGCCGGCGGCTGGTGCGGCGAAGGAAGCGTGCTCAAGCGCGAACTGCGCCGCTACGACGTGGTGGCCGTGCGCGCCGCGAACATCATCCTCGTGCCGGTGGACCTGTTTCACCTGCTGCTGGCCGAGAGCCTCTCCTTTAACGCCTTCGTCATCCGCCAGCTGAACGAGCGCATGGGACAATTCATCGCCACCATCCAGAACCAGCGCCTGCTGGCCGTCGACGCGCAAGTGGCGCAAGCGATCGCGCAGCTGTTCCATCCCATGCTATACCCGCGCACTTCCAGCGTGCTTGAGCTGTCGCAGGAAGAAATCGGCTTGCTGACCGGCATTTCTCGCCAGCGCGTGAACCAGGCGCTGGGCCATCTGGCCGAGCTCAATCTCATCAGCATCGCCTACCAATCGATCCGCGTCGTCGACCTCGACGGCTTGCGCCGCTATGGCGTGGCGTCGCTGTGA
- a CDS encoding DUF2946 domain-containing protein has product MGSLLKRKQWHMWFACLAILLNALSPSLSYAFASLHANANNATVEICSASGAVYTQADLAPAARSTTDSVLHHIEHCPFCISHAGSVGLPPSSSSPLAVITGHDHYPPLFYQAPQPQFAWLAASPRGPPLPV; this is encoded by the coding sequence ATGGGATCTTTATTGAAGCGCAAACAGTGGCATATGTGGTTCGCCTGCCTGGCGATACTGCTCAATGCGCTGTCGCCGTCCCTGTCGTATGCGTTTGCGTCGCTGCACGCGAACGCGAACAACGCCACCGTCGAAATCTGCTCGGCCAGCGGCGCCGTCTACACGCAAGCGGACCTGGCGCCAGCCGCCAGATCCACCACCGATTCCGTACTGCACCACATCGAGCATTGCCCGTTCTGCATCAGCCATGCGGGCAGCGTGGGCTTGCCGCCGTCCTCATCCTCGCCGCTGGCCGTCATCACGGGCCACGACCACTATCCGCCCTTGTTTTACCAGGCGCCGCAACCCCAGTTTGCGTGGCTGGCCGCCAGCCCGCGCGGCCCGCCTTTGCCTGTCTGA
- a CDS encoding SCO family protein, whose protein sequence is MKRRLFLLAGTAGLLTLAACEQAPKPHYNGLDLTGGDYKPDFKLSGPDGKVYTLADFKGKYVMVFFGFTQCPDVCPTALSRALEIRQKLGPDADKLQVIFISIDPERDTPELLGEYMRAFDPSFLGLRTDPQATAQTAFNYKVFYRRVPSGSSYTMDHTAISYVLDAEGRMRLGLKHQLTGDECVQDIKTLMQSKYTL, encoded by the coding sequence ATGAAACGTCGTCTTTTCCTTCTCGCCGGCACGGCGGGATTGCTCACGCTTGCCGCTTGCGAACAAGCACCGAAACCCCATTACAACGGCCTCGACTTGACGGGAGGCGATTACAAGCCCGACTTCAAGTTGAGCGGCCCCGATGGCAAGGTCTACACCCTGGCCGACTTCAAGGGCAAGTATGTGATGGTTTTCTTTGGCTTCACGCAATGTCCGGACGTGTGCCCCACGGCCCTGTCGCGCGCGCTGGAAATCCGCCAGAAGCTGGGGCCGGATGCCGATAAGCTGCAAGTGATCTTCATCAGCATCGACCCCGAGCGCGATACCCCCGAGTTGCTGGGCGAGTACATGCGCGCCTTCGACCCCAGTTTCCTCGGCTTGCGCACGGACCCGCAGGCGACGGCGCAGACTGCCTTCAATTACAAGGTCTTCTACCGCAGAGTGCCTAGCGGCAGCTCGTACACGATGGACCACACGGCCATCAGCTATGTGCTCGATGCCGAGGGACGCATGCGCCTGGGCTTGAAGCACCAGTTGACGGGCGACGAGTGCGTGCAAGACATCAAGACCCTGATGCAATCGAAATACACCTTATAA
- a CDS encoding copper chaperone PCu(A)C, whose product MTHLKTLLATALTVLSFSAIAQTSVQISDPWVRATVPQQKATGAFMQITAPKAMRLLEVRSPVAGVAEIHEMSMTDNMMRMRQVKEISLPAGKAVELKPGGYHVMLLDLKGQVKAGDKIPLTLVVEGEDKRRETIEVTAVARPLGATPAPMPAMKH is encoded by the coding sequence ATGACCCATCTGAAAACCCTGCTGGCCACGGCCCTGACCGTGCTGTCCTTCTCCGCCATCGCACAAACCAGCGTGCAGATTAGCGACCCGTGGGTGCGCGCCACCGTGCCGCAGCAAAAAGCCACGGGCGCCTTCATGCAGATCACGGCGCCAAAAGCCATGCGCTTGCTGGAAGTGCGCTCGCCCGTGGCCGGCGTGGCGGAAATCCATGAAATGAGCATGACGGACAATATGATGCGCATGCGCCAGGTCAAGGAAATCAGCTTGCCAGCCGGCAAGGCCGTCGAATTGAAACCGGGCGGCTACCACGTCATGCTGCTGGACCTGAAAGGGCAGGTGAAGGCGGGCGACAAGATCCCGCTGACCCTCGTCGTCGAAGGTGAGGACAAGCGCCGCGAAACCATCGAAGTGACCGCCGTGGCGCGTCCGCTGGGCGCCACCCCGGCCCCGATGCCGGCCATGAAGCACTAA
- a CDS encoding CerR family C-terminal domain-containing protein, producing the protein MTNDKENEPARARILQAAADLFADDGYKNTSVRRICEAAHVNVAMVNYYFHSKEELHLAAFDHARELARASAADVAAASAQAQLPPVQQLRLAIEALVSDMLRSGPASLFSRLVARELIEPTAAIHKLAERNVRPQHALFTGLIRGVVGPAMPADVVQKCVFSVIGQAVFYARSRIVHELVAPEITYDEAGIASIARHVAQFSLAALEGMRLQYTAQAGA; encoded by the coding sequence ATGACGAACGATAAGGAAAACGAACCGGCGCGCGCGCGCATCCTGCAGGCGGCGGCGGACCTGTTTGCCGACGACGGCTACAAGAACACCTCCGTGCGCCGCATCTGCGAGGCGGCCCACGTCAACGTGGCAATGGTGAATTATTACTTTCATAGCAAGGAAGAGCTGCACCTGGCCGCTTTTGACCATGCGCGCGAGCTGGCGCGGGCCTCGGCTGCCGACGTGGCCGCCGCCAGCGCGCAGGCGCAGCTGCCGCCGGTGCAACAGTTGCGCCTGGCTATCGAGGCGCTCGTGTCCGACATGCTGCGCTCGGGGCCGGCATCCTTGTTCAGCCGGTTGGTGGCGCGCGAACTGATCGAGCCGACTGCCGCCATCCACAAGCTGGCCGAGCGCAATGTGCGGCCCCAGCACGCGCTGTTCACGGGTTTGATCCGTGGCGTGGTGGGGCCGGCCATGCCGGCGGACGTGGTGCAGAAATGCGTGTTCAGCGTGATCGGCCAGGCCGTGTTCTATGCCCGTTCGCGCATCGTGCATGAACTGGTGGCGCCGGAAATCACCTATGACGAGGCGGGCATCGCCAGCATCGCGCGCCACGTCGCGCAATTTTCGCTGGCGGCCCTGGAAGGCATGCGCCTTCAATACACCGCGCAGGCGGGCGCATGA
- a CDS encoding multidrug effflux MFS transporter — MKARKLTLVLAGLAMLGPFATDTFLPSFPAIGTHFDVSSVLVQQTLSVYLAAYAFMTLFYGTLSDSFGRRPVILASLLIFAIGSIGAAFAPSFGWLLFFRGMQGASAGAGRVIGQAIVRDTLSGAAAQKMLANIMMVFGIAPAIAPIIGGWLHVAYGWQSTFVFTFAVTVLLALACLKGLPESLAVEQRQPFHPGNIARNYWLALRHRAFLLRSLAVAFAFGGFALYIASAPHFILELLRLPETAFGWMFIPMVAGLVLGSALSGKLAHAVKSTVLVRWGLLAMAATGALNIAYNHWFAASIPFAVVPVMLYAFGMSLALPGMTMSTLDIFPQMRGLAASLQNFVQMLVFALVSGFVAPLLFDSAFKLALGQASAVVLAAVFWWLGSRQGAENGATGLIKTT, encoded by the coding sequence ATGAAGGCGCGCAAGCTGACCCTGGTGCTGGCCGGGCTGGCCATGCTGGGCCCGTTCGCCACCGATACTTTCTTGCCATCGTTTCCCGCGATCGGCACGCATTTCGACGTCAGCAGCGTGCTGGTGCAGCAGACCCTGAGCGTCTACCTGGCTGCCTACGCCTTCATGACCTTGTTCTACGGCACCTTGTCCGATTCGTTCGGCCGCCGTCCCGTGATCCTCGCTTCCTTGCTGATCTTCGCCATCGGTTCCATCGGCGCCGCGTTTGCACCGAGCTTTGGCTGGCTGCTGTTCTTCCGCGGCATGCAGGGCGCCTCGGCGGGAGCGGGCAGGGTCATCGGTCAAGCCATCGTGCGCGACACCTTGTCGGGCGCGGCCGCGCAAAAGATGCTGGCCAACATCATGATGGTGTTCGGCATCGCGCCCGCCATCGCGCCCATCATCGGCGGCTGGCTGCACGTGGCCTACGGCTGGCAATCGACGTTCGTGTTCACCTTTGCCGTCACAGTGTTGCTGGCGCTGGCCTGCCTGAAAGGCTTGCCGGAAAGTTTGGCCGTCGAGCAACGCCAGCCTTTCCACCCAGGCAATATCGCGCGCAATTACTGGCTGGCCTTGCGCCACCGGGCATTCCTCTTGCGCTCGCTGGCCGTGGCCTTCGCCTTTGGCGGCTTCGCCCTGTACATCGCCTCGGCCCCGCATTTTATTTTGGAACTGCTGCGCCTGCCGGAAACGGCGTTTGGCTGGATGTTCATCCCCATGGTGGCCGGTTTGGTGCTGGGCTCGGCGCTGTCGGGCAAGCTGGCCCATGCGGTGAAAAGCACCGTGCTGGTGCGCTGGGGCTTGCTGGCCATGGCGGCCACGGGCGCGCTCAATATTGCTTACAACCACTGGTTTGCCGCCAGCATCCCGTTCGCCGTCGTGCCCGTGATGCTGTATGCGTTCGGCATGTCGCTGGCCTTGCCGGGCATGACCATGTCGACGCTCGACATTTTCCCGCAGATGCGGGGCCTGGCCGCGTCCCTGCAAAACTTCGTGCAAATGCTGGTGTTTGCGCTGGTGTCCGGTTTTGTCGCACCGTTGCTGTTCGACAGCGCCTTCAAGCTGGCGCTGGGACAGGCGTCGGCCGTCGTGCTCGCTGCCGTGTTCTGGTGGCTGGGCAGCCGGCAAGGGGCGGAAAACGGTGCAACGGGGCTTATTAAGACGACATGA
- a CDS encoding DUF3422 family protein, with the protein MHLINSSLNHALRVPLAAEIHSRPFLQLDAPELITHLAVYKDDSAAPGASNMAAQHATLAALCTHFGVTPPAAEAKYFYYDFGRFRLKWECHTEFATFTFAEHPGAALPLEQAFERMPLEQLPQQWLAGLKGKLMVAAHVVLEQALAPAEIFMQGLSRVFEGNTLAGSKVLQGGELWTDFTIQSDGFSRFVIRDAGMHSQQSGRLVQRVLEIETYRMMALLGLPYAMQAAPSLNAIENELATLAAAMVDTDDAPGLAKADEGVAEQALLDRITRLAARIEKLSLDNSYRFSASKAYMGLVKARIEELREERIEGIPTVEEFMDRRLTPAMNTCEAMASRQEAMAQRIANTNDLLRTRVGIVQELQNRQILQSMNARAAQQLQLQQAVEGLSVAAISYYVIGLFSYTGKAAKVMGLPVNPEILVGALVPFVAAAVWLGLRRMHHKLHAD; encoded by the coding sequence ATGCACTTGATTAACTCCAGTTTGAACCACGCCTTGCGCGTGCCGCTGGCTGCGGAAATCCACTCGCGGCCGTTTTTGCAGCTCGATGCCCCCGAACTGATCACCCATCTGGCCGTCTACAAGGATGACAGCGCGGCGCCCGGTGCGTCGAATATGGCGGCCCAGCACGCCACCCTGGCGGCCCTGTGCACGCATTTCGGCGTCACGCCGCCCGCCGCCGAAGCCAAGTATTTTTATTACGACTTTGGCCGCTTCCGCCTGAAATGGGAATGCCATACGGAATTTGCCACGTTTACCTTCGCCGAGCATCCGGGCGCCGCCTTGCCCCTGGAACAGGCGTTTGAGCGCATGCCCCTGGAACAATTGCCGCAGCAGTGGCTGGCAGGCTTGAAGGGCAAGCTGATGGTGGCAGCCCACGTGGTGCTGGAACAGGCATTGGCCCCGGCCGAGATCTTCATGCAGGGCTTGTCGCGTGTGTTCGAGGGCAATACCCTGGCCGGCAGCAAAGTATTGCAGGGCGGCGAATTGTGGACCGATTTTACGATCCAGTCCGATGGCTTCAGCCGTTTCGTCATCCGCGATGCGGGCATGCACTCGCAGCAGTCGGGCCGGCTGGTGCAGCGCGTGCTGGAAATCGAAACCTACCGCATGATGGCTTTATTGGGCTTGCCCTACGCCATGCAGGCGGCGCCATCCTTGAACGCCATCGAAAACGAATTGGCCACCCTGGCCGCCGCCATGGTCGACACGGATGACGCGCCGGGCCTGGCCAAGGCCGACGAGGGCGTTGCTGAGCAAGCCTTGCTTGACCGCATCACGCGCCTGGCCGCCCGCATTGAAAAGCTGTCACTCGACAATAGCTACCGTTTTTCCGCCTCGAAAGCCTACATGGGTCTCGTGAAAGCGCGCATCGAGGAGTTGCGCGAAGAGCGCATCGAGGGCATTCCCACGGTCGAGGAATTCATGGACCGCCGCTTGACGCCCGCCATGAATACCTGCGAAGCGATGGCCAGCCGCCAGGAAGCGATGGCGCAGCGCATTGCCAACACGAATGACTTGCTGCGCACGCGCGTGGGCATCGTGCAGGAATTGCAGAACCGGCAAATCCTGCAATCGATGAACGCGCGCGCCGCGCAGCAACTGCAACTGCAGCAAGCGGTGGAAGGCTTGTCGGTTGCCGCCATTTCGTATTACGTGATCGGCCTGTTCAGCTACACGGGCAAGGCGGCCAAGGTGATGGGCTTGCCCGTGAATCCGGAAATCCTCGTCGGTGCGCTGGTGCCGTTCGTGGCAGCGGCCGTGTGGCTGGGGCTGCGGCGCATGCATCACAAGCTGCACGCGGACTGA